The following proteins come from a genomic window of Lachnoclostridium phytofermentans ISDg:
- the minC gene encoding septum site-determining protein MinC, which translates to MNNSVIIKGNKHGIVVVLDKELEFSKLLEDIKVKFEDSRKFLGNAKMAISFEGRKLTDTEEREILDAIAISSDLHVICVIDNDEERDKVFAKALEDKLLELSNATGQFYKGNLRSGQVLETETSVIIIGDVNPGASVVSKGNIIVLGSLKGTAFAGATGNENAFVLSLDMNPGQIRIADIIARAPDHPSKEEAKETKIAFLEEGNIYIEPLNKKVLNDIRL; encoded by the coding sequence ATGAATAATTCAGTCATTATTAAAGGAAATAAACATGGTATTGTAGTTGTACTCGATAAAGAATTAGAGTTTTCTAAGTTGTTAGAGGATATCAAAGTTAAATTTGAAGACTCAAGAAAATTTTTAGGAAATGCGAAGATGGCCATTAGTTTCGAAGGACGTAAGTTAACGGATACTGAGGAACGGGAAATCTTAGATGCAATTGCAATAAGTTCAGATCTTCACGTAATTTGTGTAATAGACAATGATGAGGAAAGAGATAAAGTATTTGCCAAGGCATTGGAGGATAAGCTCTTAGAGCTTTCCAATGCCACAGGGCAATTCTATAAGGGAAACTTAAGATCAGGACAAGTGTTAGAGACTGAAACAAGTGTTATTATTATCGGGGATGTAAATCCTGGAGCCAGCGTGGTAAGTAAAGGAAATATTATTGTACTAGGTTCCTTAAAGGGGACAGCTTTTGCTGGTGCTACAGGAAATGAAAACGCTTTTGTATTATCTTTAGATATGAATCCAGGACAGATTAGAATTGCAGATATCATTGCGAGAGCACCGGATCATCCATCGAAGGAGGAAGCGAAGGAAACTAAGATTGCATTTTTAGAAGAAGGAAATATTTATATTGAACCTTTGAATAAGAAAGTCCTTAATGATATTCGTTTATAG